From a single Sus scrofa isolate TJ Tabasco breed Duroc chromosome 13, Sscrofa11.1, whole genome shotgun sequence genomic region:
- the SPICE1 gene encoding spindle and centriole-associated protein 1 isoform X2 produces MSFVRVNRYSPRGGGRKALKGKKKKTSVKQEWDNTVTDLTVHRATPEDLIRRHEIHKSKNRALVHWELQEKALKRKWKKQKPEISNLEKRRLSIMKEMQDVLEKSDHLMATAKDLFVDFPRRRTGFPNITMAPDSSQGPIVVNQDPVAKAILSESVVEPQALNEVDDDEEGAVDSQSEESENELENSLSSQSNTNADMFLHQLKEDNSELINKLWTDIQQKIATQSRVPASSGTPLSASPSGEQKAALNATNAVKKIHTRLQPEDSTETLDSSYVVGQVLNSRKQKQLLNKVKRKPESCAPSKQKNSTLSASTASTDLPNSNNLSLDVLKHMIHEVEHEMEEYERWTGREVQKLQNSQGLTGFTLSLVSSLCRLVRYLKESELQLRKEVETRQQLEQVLSDHRELIDALTAEILLLREENTATQARLQQYMITTDEQLISLTHAIKTCPVINNKESQVLERGVTSRRNMDNPEGPVVNANVSVPLMFSAEEVVEFPQEDLPVKLSQVPNPPESGNLANNFPTHIFEPAVLLTPPRQKSNSEFSPLQDVLRRTVQTRPAPRIPPTVAIIEKEQNWENKTLPTGTDIQNSSEESHLFTQRWRASHMGEDLENKTQTLFVNLSQPVCGSHSGTQQLRNSAFSEEPPVLGDGQQLRTNETLIQRKDIMARIAELTLQNSAIKAHLNNIIRPGGEQGDGLREFNKQETSHASDMSATFPALQPLTPSSMEERIAELNRQSMEARGKLLQLIEQQKLIGLNPPSPPVSPIQSPLRAWTEGGKRTIEVSIPGAEAPESSKCSTISPISGLNTRRSSGATSNSCSPLNATSGSGRLTPLNPRAKIEKQNEEGWFALSTHVS; encoded by the exons AACACTGTGACTGATTTAACAGTTCACCGGGCAACTCCTGAAGATCTG aTACGTCGTCATGAAATACACAAATCGAAGAACAGAGCATTAGTACACTGGGAGCTGCAAGAAAAAGctttaaagagaaaatggaagaagCAGAAACCAGAAATTTCTAATCTTGAGAAAAGGAGATTGTCTATCATGAAGGAG ATGCAGGATGTATTGGAAAAATCTGATCATTTGATGGCTACAGCAAAAGATTTGTTTGTTGATTTTCCTCGTAGGCGCACAG GGTTTCCGAATATAACAATGGCTCCTGATTCCTCTCAAGGTCCAATTGTGGTAAATCAAGACCCGGTTGCCAAGGCCATTCTTAGTGAATCTGTTGTAGAGCCTCAG GCTCTTAATGAAGTAGATGATGATGAAGAAGGAGCTGTTGACAGCCAGTCAGAAGAAAGTGAGAATGAGCTGGAGAACTCTCTAAGCAGTCAGTCCAACACAAATGCagacat GTTTCTCCACCAACTAAAGGAAGATAATTCTGAGTTAATTAATAAACTATGGACTGATATTCAGCAAAAAATAGCAACACAGTCACGAGTACCAGCCTCTTCAGGAACCCCATTATCTGCTTCTCCATCAGGAGAACAAAAAG ctGCTCTGAATGCTACCAATGCTGTTAAGAAAATCCATACCAGGCTTCAACCTGAAGACTCTACTGAGACTCTGGACTCAAGTTATGTTGTGGGACAAGTGCTGAACTCAAGGAAGCAAAAACAGCTGTTAAATAAAG tgaaaagaaaaccagagtcATGTGCTCCCTCCAAGCAGAAGAATAGCACGTTATCAGCCAGCACAGCCTCTACAGACTTACCGAATAGCAATAACCTCAGCCTGGATGTCCTCAAACACATGATACACGAAGTGGAACATGAAATGGAAGAATATGAGCGATGGACAGGACGTGAGGTCCAGAAGCTCCAGAACAGTCAGGGTCTCACTGGCTTCACCCTGTCACTCGTGAGCTCCCTCTGTCGCCTGGTTCGGTACCTTAAAGAG AGTGAGCTCCAACTGCGTAAAGAAGTAGAGACAAGGCAGCAACTGGAACAAGTATTAAGTGATCACCGAGAGCTCATTGATGCTCTGACAGCTGAAATTCTTCTCCTTAGAGAAGAAAATACTGCTACCCAG GCGAGACTTCAGCAGTACATGATCACAACAGATGAACAACTTATATCACTCACACATGCCATTAAGACCTGTCCtgtaataaataacaaagaaagtCAGGTATTAGAAAGGGGAGTCACAAGTAGAAGAAATATGGACAATCCAG AGGGTCCAGTTGTAAATGCTAATGTCTCTGTGCCATTGATGTTCAGCGCGGAAGAAGTGGTTGAATTCCCACAGGAAGATTTGCCTGTTAAACTATCTCAGGTGccaaaccctccagaaagtgggaatCTGGCCAACAATTTTCCGACACATATATTTGAGCCAGCTGTGTTGTTAACACCACCCAGGCAGAAGAGCAACTCAGAATTTTCTCCTTTGCAGGATG TATTGAGGAGGACTGTTCAAACTCGTCCTGCTCCACGAATTCCTCCAACCGTGGCAATAATTGAGAAGGAACAAAATTGGGAAAACAAGACCTTACCTACTGGCACTGACATTCAGAATTCAAGTGAAGAGAGTCATCTCTTTACTCAGAGGTGGAGGGCCTCTCACATGGGAGAAGATTTGgagaacaaaacccaaacactTTTTGTTAACCTCTCACAGCCCGTCTGTGGCTCCCATTCAGGCACTCAGCAGTTGAGAAACTCTGCCTTCTCAGAAGAACCTCCAGTACTGGGAGATGGGCAACAGCTTAGAACAAATGAAACGTTAATACAAAGAAAGGACATCATGGCACGAATTGCTGAGTTGACACTGCAGAATTCAGCTATCAAGGCACATCTGAATAATATCATCAGGCCAGGGGGAGAGCAAGGGGATGGACTTCGGGAGTTTAACAAACAGGAGACAAGTCATGCAAGTGACATGTCTGCT acttttccaGCATTACAACCTCTCACACCAAGTAGCATGGAGGAACGGATTGCAGAACTGAATCGACAGAGTATGGAGGCACGTGGAAAACTCTTGCAGTTAATAGAGCAGCAGAAACTTATTGGTTTGAATCCTCCCTCTCCACCAGTATCACCTATTCAGTCACCTCTCAGAGCATGGACTG aaggaggaaagaggacaATTGAAGTATCTATTCCAGGAGCAGAAGCCCCAGAAAGCTCAAAATGCAGTACTATCTCTCCTATCAGTGGGCTAAATACAAGAAG atCTTCAGGGGCTACTAGTAATTCTTGTTCTCCATTAAATGCCACCTCAGGAAGTGGGCGCTTGACACCTCTTAACCCGAGAGCAAAg ATtgagaaacaaaatgaagaaggCTGGTTTGCTCTTTCTACTCACGTGTCATAA
- the SPICE1 gene encoding spindle and centriole-associated protein 1 isoform X1 has translation MSFVRVNRYSPRGGGRKALKGKKKKTSVKQEWDNTVTDLTVHRATPEDLIRRHEIHKSKNRALVHWELQEKALKRKWKKQKPEISNLEKRRLSIMKEILSDQYQMQDVLEKSDHLMATAKDLFVDFPRRRTGFPNITMAPDSSQGPIVVNQDPVAKAILSESVVEPQALNEVDDDEEGAVDSQSEESENELENSLSSQSNTNADMFLHQLKEDNSELINKLWTDIQQKIATQSRVPASSGTPLSASPSGEQKAALNATNAVKKIHTRLQPEDSTETLDSSYVVGQVLNSRKQKQLLNKVKRKPESCAPSKQKNSTLSASTASTDLPNSNNLSLDVLKHMIHEVEHEMEEYERWTGREVQKLQNSQGLTGFTLSLVSSLCRLVRYLKESELQLRKEVETRQQLEQVLSDHRELIDALTAEILLLREENTATQARLQQYMITTDEQLISLTHAIKTCPVINNKESQVLERGVTSRRNMDNPEGPVVNANVSVPLMFSAEEVVEFPQEDLPVKLSQVPNPPESGNLANNFPTHIFEPAVLLTPPRQKSNSEFSPLQDVLRRTVQTRPAPRIPPTVAIIEKEQNWENKTLPTGTDIQNSSEESHLFTQRWRASHMGEDLENKTQTLFVNLSQPVCGSHSGTQQLRNSAFSEEPPVLGDGQQLRTNETLIQRKDIMARIAELTLQNSAIKAHLNNIIRPGGEQGDGLREFNKQETSHASDMSATFPALQPLTPSSMEERIAELNRQSMEARGKLLQLIEQQKLIGLNPPSPPVSPIQSPLRAWTEGGKRTIEVSIPGAEAPESSKCSTISPISGLNTRRSSGATSNSCSPLNATSGSGRLTPLNPRAKIEKQNEEGWFALSTHVS, from the exons AACACTGTGACTGATTTAACAGTTCACCGGGCAACTCCTGAAGATCTG aTACGTCGTCATGAAATACACAAATCGAAGAACAGAGCATTAGTACACTGGGAGCTGCAAGAAAAAGctttaaagagaaaatggaagaagCAGAAACCAGAAATTTCTAATCTTGAGAAAAGGAGATTGTCTATCATGAAGGAG ATTCTTTCTGATCAATACCAGATGCAGGATGTATTGGAAAAATCTGATCATTTGATGGCTACAGCAAAAGATTTGTTTGTTGATTTTCCTCGTAGGCGCACAG GGTTTCCGAATATAACAATGGCTCCTGATTCCTCTCAAGGTCCAATTGTGGTAAATCAAGACCCGGTTGCCAAGGCCATTCTTAGTGAATCTGTTGTAGAGCCTCAG GCTCTTAATGAAGTAGATGATGATGAAGAAGGAGCTGTTGACAGCCAGTCAGAAGAAAGTGAGAATGAGCTGGAGAACTCTCTAAGCAGTCAGTCCAACACAAATGCagacat GTTTCTCCACCAACTAAAGGAAGATAATTCTGAGTTAATTAATAAACTATGGACTGATATTCAGCAAAAAATAGCAACACAGTCACGAGTACCAGCCTCTTCAGGAACCCCATTATCTGCTTCTCCATCAGGAGAACAAAAAG ctGCTCTGAATGCTACCAATGCTGTTAAGAAAATCCATACCAGGCTTCAACCTGAAGACTCTACTGAGACTCTGGACTCAAGTTATGTTGTGGGACAAGTGCTGAACTCAAGGAAGCAAAAACAGCTGTTAAATAAAG tgaaaagaaaaccagagtcATGTGCTCCCTCCAAGCAGAAGAATAGCACGTTATCAGCCAGCACAGCCTCTACAGACTTACCGAATAGCAATAACCTCAGCCTGGATGTCCTCAAACACATGATACACGAAGTGGAACATGAAATGGAAGAATATGAGCGATGGACAGGACGTGAGGTCCAGAAGCTCCAGAACAGTCAGGGTCTCACTGGCTTCACCCTGTCACTCGTGAGCTCCCTCTGTCGCCTGGTTCGGTACCTTAAAGAG AGTGAGCTCCAACTGCGTAAAGAAGTAGAGACAAGGCAGCAACTGGAACAAGTATTAAGTGATCACCGAGAGCTCATTGATGCTCTGACAGCTGAAATTCTTCTCCTTAGAGAAGAAAATACTGCTACCCAG GCGAGACTTCAGCAGTACATGATCACAACAGATGAACAACTTATATCACTCACACATGCCATTAAGACCTGTCCtgtaataaataacaaagaaagtCAGGTATTAGAAAGGGGAGTCACAAGTAGAAGAAATATGGACAATCCAG AGGGTCCAGTTGTAAATGCTAATGTCTCTGTGCCATTGATGTTCAGCGCGGAAGAAGTGGTTGAATTCCCACAGGAAGATTTGCCTGTTAAACTATCTCAGGTGccaaaccctccagaaagtgggaatCTGGCCAACAATTTTCCGACACATATATTTGAGCCAGCTGTGTTGTTAACACCACCCAGGCAGAAGAGCAACTCAGAATTTTCTCCTTTGCAGGATG TATTGAGGAGGACTGTTCAAACTCGTCCTGCTCCACGAATTCCTCCAACCGTGGCAATAATTGAGAAGGAACAAAATTGGGAAAACAAGACCTTACCTACTGGCACTGACATTCAGAATTCAAGTGAAGAGAGTCATCTCTTTACTCAGAGGTGGAGGGCCTCTCACATGGGAGAAGATTTGgagaacaaaacccaaacactTTTTGTTAACCTCTCACAGCCCGTCTGTGGCTCCCATTCAGGCACTCAGCAGTTGAGAAACTCTGCCTTCTCAGAAGAACCTCCAGTACTGGGAGATGGGCAACAGCTTAGAACAAATGAAACGTTAATACAAAGAAAGGACATCATGGCACGAATTGCTGAGTTGACACTGCAGAATTCAGCTATCAAGGCACATCTGAATAATATCATCAGGCCAGGGGGAGAGCAAGGGGATGGACTTCGGGAGTTTAACAAACAGGAGACAAGTCATGCAAGTGACATGTCTGCT acttttccaGCATTACAACCTCTCACACCAAGTAGCATGGAGGAACGGATTGCAGAACTGAATCGACAGAGTATGGAGGCACGTGGAAAACTCTTGCAGTTAATAGAGCAGCAGAAACTTATTGGTTTGAATCCTCCCTCTCCACCAGTATCACCTATTCAGTCACCTCTCAGAGCATGGACTG aaggaggaaagaggacaATTGAAGTATCTATTCCAGGAGCAGAAGCCCCAGAAAGCTCAAAATGCAGTACTATCTCTCCTATCAGTGGGCTAAATACAAGAAG atCTTCAGGGGCTACTAGTAATTCTTGTTCTCCATTAAATGCCACCTCAGGAAGTGGGCGCTTGACACCTCTTAACCCGAGAGCAAAg ATtgagaaacaaaatgaagaaggCTGGTTTGCTCTTTCTACTCACGTGTCATAA